In a single window of the Harpia harpyja isolate bHarHar1 chromosome 3, bHarHar1 primary haplotype, whole genome shotgun sequence genome:
- the DSE gene encoding dermatan-sulfate epimerase isoform X1 yields MRTHTRGAPSVFFIHAVCFAFACGAREDPDTMVPFVNANYDSYPMLYFSKGDVEVLRLQATTTHQHIAARLIEAVQTMLSNPLEYLPPWDPKEFSARWNEIYGNNLGALAMFCVLYPENIEAINMAKDYMERMAAQPSWLVKDAPWDEVPLAHSLVGFATAYDFLYSYLSKTQQERFLEVIANASGYMYETSYRRGWGFQYLHNHQPTNCVALLAGSLVLMNQGYLQEAYLWTKQVLAIMEKSVVLLQEVTDGSLYEGVAYGSYTTRSLFQYMFLVQRHFDINHFSHPWLKQHFAFMYRTVLPGFQRTVAIADSNYNWFYGPESQLVFLDKFVMRNGSGNWLAEQIRRNRVVEGPGTPSKGQRWCTLHTEFLWYDASLRSVPPPDYGVPKLHYFEDWGVVTYGSALPAEINRPFLSFKSGKLGGRAIYDIVHKNKYKEWIKGWRNFNAGHEHPDQNSFTFAPNGVPFITEALYGPKYTFFNNVLMFSPAVSKSCFSPWEGQITEDCSSKWLKYKHDLAGDCQGRVVAAMERSGVVFIRGEGVGAYNPKLKLRKLQRNLILLHPQLLLLVDQIHLEDDSPLEAATSFFHNVDVPFEETVVDDVHGAFIRHRDGIYKMYWMDDTGHSEKATIASRMYPRGYPYNGTNYVNVTTLLRHPVTRAIYLFIGPSVDVQSFTVRGDSPQLDVFVTTSEHAYAVYLWLVEDGSRSAFAQVIADRQKIVFDRASAIRSSAVPEVKDYVGIVERNLQHFKPVFQQLEKQILSRVRNTASFRKTAERLLRFSDKRQTEEAIDRIFAISQRQQQQHGRAKKNRKVAKGYKFVDAVPDIFAQIEVNERKVRQKAQTQAQKELPVDEDEEMKDLLDFADITYVKHKTGVSVKGRSGLAQMVTTARSSAPSISASYTRLFLILNIAIFFVMLAMQLTYFQKAKRLHGQRCLYAILLVDSCILLWLYSSCSQSQC; encoded by the exons ATGAGGACTCACACACGGGGAGCCCCAAGTGTGTTTTTCATACACGCGGTTTGCTTCGCCTTTGCCTGCGGCGCCAGGGAGGACCCAGACACGATGGTTCCTTTTGTCAACGCCAACTATGACAGCTACCCCATGCTCTACTTCTCCAAAGGGGACGTGGAGGTTCTGCGTCTCCAGGCCACCACCACGCACCAGCACATTGCAGCTCGTCTGATTGAGGCAGTGCAAACGATGCTGTCGAATCCCCTGGAGTACCTTCCTCCCTGGGACCCGAAGGAGTTCAGCGCTCGGTGGAATGAAATTTACGGCAACAACCTTGGGGCCCTGGCGATGTTCTGTGTGCTCTACCCTGAAAACATCGAGGCTATCAACATGGCCAAGGATTACATGGAGAGGATGGCGGCTCAGCCTAGTTg GCTAGTGAAGGATGCTCCGTGGGATGAGGTCCCTCTTGCTCACTCCTTAGTTGGTTTTGCCACCGCGTATGACTTCTTGTACAGCTATCTTAGCAAGACTCAACAAGAGAGATTTCTTGAGGTAATTGCCAATGCCTCGGGATATATGTACGAAACATCATACAGACGTGGATGGGGCTTCCAGTACCTCCACAACCACCAGCCTACCAACTGTGTGGCCCTGCTGGCTGGAAGCCTGGTTCTGATGAATCAAG GCTACCTTCAGGAAGCTTACTTGTGGACCAAGCAAGTGTTGGCAATCATGGAGAAGTCAGTAGTCCTGCTGCAGGAGGTCACAGATGGCTCCCTCTATGAAGGGGTGGCCTATGGCAGCTACACGACCAGGTCGCTGTTTCAGTACATGTTTCTTGTCCAAAGGCACTTCGATATCAATCACTTCAGCCACCCCTGGCTCAAGCAGCACTTTGCATTTATGTACAGGACTGTCCTGCCAG GGTTTCAGAGAACTGTGGCCATCGCGGATTCCAACTATAACTGGTTCTACGGGCCGGAGAGCCAGCTGGTGTTTCTTGACAAGTTTGTCATGCGCAACGGCAGCGGGAACTGGTTGGCAGAGCAGATCAGAAGGAACCGAGTGGTGGAGGGCCCGGGGACACCATCCAAAGGGCAGAGGTGGTGCACTCTCCACACTGAATTTCTCTG GTATGATGCAAGTTTGCGCTCTGTACCTCCTCCAGACTACGGGGTTCCTAAGCTGCATTATTTTGAGGACTGGGGAGTAGTAACCTATGGAAGTGCTTTGCCAGCTGAAATCAACaggcctttcctttccttcaagTCAGGAAAGCTGGGAGGACGTGCAATATATGATATTGTTCATAAGAACAAGTACAAAGAGTGGATCAAGGGGTGGAGGAACTTTAATGCTGGCCATGAACACCCGGACCAGAACTCCTTTACTTTTGCTCCCAACGGTGTACCTTTCATAACAGAAGCTCTGTATGGgccaaaatatactttttttaataatgtgttgATGTTTTCCCCTGCCGTGTCCAAGAGCTGCTTCTCCCCATGGGAAGGGCAGATTACAGAAGACTGTTCCTCAAAGTGGCTTAAATATAAACATGACTTGGCTGGTGACTGTCAGGGACGAGTGGTTGCCGCCATGGAGAGAAGCGGGGTGGTTTTTATCAGGGGAGAAGGAGTGGGTGCATACAATCCTAAACTGAAGCTGAGAAAATTGCAAAGAAACCTCATACTTCTCCATCCCCAGCTTCTCTTGCTAGTGGACCAAATCCATCTAGAAGATGACAGTCCCCTGGAGGCAGCAACCAGTTTCTTCCACAATGTGGATGTGCCTTTTGAAGAAACGGTTGTTGATGATGTCCATGGGGCCTTTATTAGGCACCGTGATGGGATATATAAGATGTACTGGATGGACGACACTGGCCACAGCGAGAAAGCTACCATCGCCTCAAGGATGTATCCCCGGGGCTACCCGTACAATGGAACGAACTACGTGAATGTAACGACCCTCTTGAGGCACCCCGTCACGAGGGCCATTTACCTTTTCATTGGGCCTTCAGTTGACGTGCAGAGCTTCACCGTCCGTGGAGATTCTCCGCAGCTGGATGTTTTTGTTACCACCAGTGAGCATGCCTACGCGGTGTACCTGTGGCTCGTTGAGGATGGGTCCCGCTCTGCCTTTGCACAGGTTATTGCAGACCGCCAGAAAATTGTCTTTGACCGAGCCTCTGCCATCAGGAGCTCTGCAGTGCCAGAAGTGAAGGACTATGTAGGGATTGTGGAGAGGAACCTGCAGCATTTTAAGCCTGTTTTCCAGCAGCTCGAGAAGCAGATCTTGTCTCGTGTACGCAACACAGCCAGCTTTAGGAAGACCGCTGAGCGCCTGCTGAGGTTTTCAGATAAGAGACAGACAGAGGAGGCCATTGACAGGATATTTGCAATctcacagaggcagcagcagcagcatggcagagcaaagaaaaacagaaaggtagCCAAAGGCTACAAATTTGTCGATGCCGTTCCTGACATTTTTGCACAAATTGAGGTGAATGAAAGAAAAGTGCGACAAAAGGCACAGACTCAAGCACAAAAAGAGTTGCCTGTAGATGAAGACGAGGAAATGAAAGATCTTCTGGATTTTGCAGATATCACTTATGTGAAGCACAAAACTGGGGTGTCAGTCAAAGGCCGATCAGGGCTGGCACAGATGGTGACAACTGCTCGAAGTAGTGCCCCATCAATCTCAGCTTCTTATACCCGCCTCTTTCTAATTCTCAacattgctattttttttgtcatgttaGCAATGCAGCTCACATATTTTCAGAAGGCTAAGAGACTGCATGGCCAAAGATGTCTGTATGCAATACTTTTAGTAGACAGCTGTATATTATTGTGGCTGTATTCTTCCTGTTCTCAGTCACAATGTTAG
- the DSE gene encoding dermatan-sulfate epimerase isoform X2: MYETSYRRGWGFQYLHNHQPTNCVALLAGSLVLMNQGYLQEAYLWTKQVLAIMEKSVVLLQEVTDGSLYEGVAYGSYTTRSLFQYMFLVQRHFDINHFSHPWLKQHFAFMYRTVLPGFQRTVAIADSNYNWFYGPESQLVFLDKFVMRNGSGNWLAEQIRRNRVVEGPGTPSKGQRWCTLHTEFLWYDASLRSVPPPDYGVPKLHYFEDWGVVTYGSALPAEINRPFLSFKSGKLGGRAIYDIVHKNKYKEWIKGWRNFNAGHEHPDQNSFTFAPNGVPFITEALYGPKYTFFNNVLMFSPAVSKSCFSPWEGQITEDCSSKWLKYKHDLAGDCQGRVVAAMERSGVVFIRGEGVGAYNPKLKLRKLQRNLILLHPQLLLLVDQIHLEDDSPLEAATSFFHNVDVPFEETVVDDVHGAFIRHRDGIYKMYWMDDTGHSEKATIASRMYPRGYPYNGTNYVNVTTLLRHPVTRAIYLFIGPSVDVQSFTVRGDSPQLDVFVTTSEHAYAVYLWLVEDGSRSAFAQVIADRQKIVFDRASAIRSSAVPEVKDYVGIVERNLQHFKPVFQQLEKQILSRVRNTASFRKTAERLLRFSDKRQTEEAIDRIFAISQRQQQQHGRAKKNRKVAKGYKFVDAVPDIFAQIEVNERKVRQKAQTQAQKELPVDEDEEMKDLLDFADITYVKHKTGVSVKGRSGLAQMVTTARSSAPSISASYTRLFLILNIAIFFVMLAMQLTYFQKAKRLHGQRCLYAILLVDSCILLWLYSSCSQSQC; the protein is encoded by the exons ATGTACGAAACATCATACAGACGTGGATGGGGCTTCCAGTACCTCCACAACCACCAGCCTACCAACTGTGTGGCCCTGCTGGCTGGAAGCCTGGTTCTGATGAATCAAG GCTACCTTCAGGAAGCTTACTTGTGGACCAAGCAAGTGTTGGCAATCATGGAGAAGTCAGTAGTCCTGCTGCAGGAGGTCACAGATGGCTCCCTCTATGAAGGGGTGGCCTATGGCAGCTACACGACCAGGTCGCTGTTTCAGTACATGTTTCTTGTCCAAAGGCACTTCGATATCAATCACTTCAGCCACCCCTGGCTCAAGCAGCACTTTGCATTTATGTACAGGACTGTCCTGCCAG GGTTTCAGAGAACTGTGGCCATCGCGGATTCCAACTATAACTGGTTCTACGGGCCGGAGAGCCAGCTGGTGTTTCTTGACAAGTTTGTCATGCGCAACGGCAGCGGGAACTGGTTGGCAGAGCAGATCAGAAGGAACCGAGTGGTGGAGGGCCCGGGGACACCATCCAAAGGGCAGAGGTGGTGCACTCTCCACACTGAATTTCTCTG GTATGATGCAAGTTTGCGCTCTGTACCTCCTCCAGACTACGGGGTTCCTAAGCTGCATTATTTTGAGGACTGGGGAGTAGTAACCTATGGAAGTGCTTTGCCAGCTGAAATCAACaggcctttcctttccttcaagTCAGGAAAGCTGGGAGGACGTGCAATATATGATATTGTTCATAAGAACAAGTACAAAGAGTGGATCAAGGGGTGGAGGAACTTTAATGCTGGCCATGAACACCCGGACCAGAACTCCTTTACTTTTGCTCCCAACGGTGTACCTTTCATAACAGAAGCTCTGTATGGgccaaaatatactttttttaataatgtgttgATGTTTTCCCCTGCCGTGTCCAAGAGCTGCTTCTCCCCATGGGAAGGGCAGATTACAGAAGACTGTTCCTCAAAGTGGCTTAAATATAAACATGACTTGGCTGGTGACTGTCAGGGACGAGTGGTTGCCGCCATGGAGAGAAGCGGGGTGGTTTTTATCAGGGGAGAAGGAGTGGGTGCATACAATCCTAAACTGAAGCTGAGAAAATTGCAAAGAAACCTCATACTTCTCCATCCCCAGCTTCTCTTGCTAGTGGACCAAATCCATCTAGAAGATGACAGTCCCCTGGAGGCAGCAACCAGTTTCTTCCACAATGTGGATGTGCCTTTTGAAGAAACGGTTGTTGATGATGTCCATGGGGCCTTTATTAGGCACCGTGATGGGATATATAAGATGTACTGGATGGACGACACTGGCCACAGCGAGAAAGCTACCATCGCCTCAAGGATGTATCCCCGGGGCTACCCGTACAATGGAACGAACTACGTGAATGTAACGACCCTCTTGAGGCACCCCGTCACGAGGGCCATTTACCTTTTCATTGGGCCTTCAGTTGACGTGCAGAGCTTCACCGTCCGTGGAGATTCTCCGCAGCTGGATGTTTTTGTTACCACCAGTGAGCATGCCTACGCGGTGTACCTGTGGCTCGTTGAGGATGGGTCCCGCTCTGCCTTTGCACAGGTTATTGCAGACCGCCAGAAAATTGTCTTTGACCGAGCCTCTGCCATCAGGAGCTCTGCAGTGCCAGAAGTGAAGGACTATGTAGGGATTGTGGAGAGGAACCTGCAGCATTTTAAGCCTGTTTTCCAGCAGCTCGAGAAGCAGATCTTGTCTCGTGTACGCAACACAGCCAGCTTTAGGAAGACCGCTGAGCGCCTGCTGAGGTTTTCAGATAAGAGACAGACAGAGGAGGCCATTGACAGGATATTTGCAATctcacagaggcagcagcagcagcatggcagagcaaagaaaaacagaaaggtagCCAAAGGCTACAAATTTGTCGATGCCGTTCCTGACATTTTTGCACAAATTGAGGTGAATGAAAGAAAAGTGCGACAAAAGGCACAGACTCAAGCACAAAAAGAGTTGCCTGTAGATGAAGACGAGGAAATGAAAGATCTTCTGGATTTTGCAGATATCACTTATGTGAAGCACAAAACTGGGGTGTCAGTCAAAGGCCGATCAGGGCTGGCACAGATGGTGACAACTGCTCGAAGTAGTGCCCCATCAATCTCAGCTTCTTATACCCGCCTCTTTCTAATTCTCAacattgctattttttttgtcatgttaGCAATGCAGCTCACATATTTTCAGAAGGCTAAGAGACTGCATGGCCAAAGATGTCTGTATGCAATACTTTTAGTAGACAGCTGTATATTATTGTGGCTGTATTCTTCCTGTTCTCAGTCACAATGTTAG
- the DSE gene encoding dermatan-sulfate epimerase isoform X3: MGLPVPPQPPAYQLCGPAGWKPGSDESRYDASLRSVPPPDYGVPKLHYFEDWGVVTYGSALPAEINRPFLSFKSGKLGGRAIYDIVHKNKYKEWIKGWRNFNAGHEHPDQNSFTFAPNGVPFITEALYGPKYTFFNNVLMFSPAVSKSCFSPWEGQITEDCSSKWLKYKHDLAGDCQGRVVAAMERSGVVFIRGEGVGAYNPKLKLRKLQRNLILLHPQLLLLVDQIHLEDDSPLEAATSFFHNVDVPFEETVVDDVHGAFIRHRDGIYKMYWMDDTGHSEKATIASRMYPRGYPYNGTNYVNVTTLLRHPVTRAIYLFIGPSVDVQSFTVRGDSPQLDVFVTTSEHAYAVYLWLVEDGSRSAFAQVIADRQKIVFDRASAIRSSAVPEVKDYVGIVERNLQHFKPVFQQLEKQILSRVRNTASFRKTAERLLRFSDKRQTEEAIDRIFAISQRQQQQHGRAKKNRKVAKGYKFVDAVPDIFAQIEVNERKVRQKAQTQAQKELPVDEDEEMKDLLDFADITYVKHKTGVSVKGRSGLAQMVTTARSSAPSISASYTRLFLILNIAIFFVMLAMQLTYFQKAKRLHGQRCLYAILLVDSCILLWLYSSCSQSQC, from the exons ATGGGGCTTCCAGTACCTCCACAACCACCAGCCTACCAACTGTGTGGCCCTGCTGGCTGGAAGCCTGGTTCTGATGAATCAAG GTATGATGCAAGTTTGCGCTCTGTACCTCCTCCAGACTACGGGGTTCCTAAGCTGCATTATTTTGAGGACTGGGGAGTAGTAACCTATGGAAGTGCTTTGCCAGCTGAAATCAACaggcctttcctttccttcaagTCAGGAAAGCTGGGAGGACGTGCAATATATGATATTGTTCATAAGAACAAGTACAAAGAGTGGATCAAGGGGTGGAGGAACTTTAATGCTGGCCATGAACACCCGGACCAGAACTCCTTTACTTTTGCTCCCAACGGTGTACCTTTCATAACAGAAGCTCTGTATGGgccaaaatatactttttttaataatgtgttgATGTTTTCCCCTGCCGTGTCCAAGAGCTGCTTCTCCCCATGGGAAGGGCAGATTACAGAAGACTGTTCCTCAAAGTGGCTTAAATATAAACATGACTTGGCTGGTGACTGTCAGGGACGAGTGGTTGCCGCCATGGAGAGAAGCGGGGTGGTTTTTATCAGGGGAGAAGGAGTGGGTGCATACAATCCTAAACTGAAGCTGAGAAAATTGCAAAGAAACCTCATACTTCTCCATCCCCAGCTTCTCTTGCTAGTGGACCAAATCCATCTAGAAGATGACAGTCCCCTGGAGGCAGCAACCAGTTTCTTCCACAATGTGGATGTGCCTTTTGAAGAAACGGTTGTTGATGATGTCCATGGGGCCTTTATTAGGCACCGTGATGGGATATATAAGATGTACTGGATGGACGACACTGGCCACAGCGAGAAAGCTACCATCGCCTCAAGGATGTATCCCCGGGGCTACCCGTACAATGGAACGAACTACGTGAATGTAACGACCCTCTTGAGGCACCCCGTCACGAGGGCCATTTACCTTTTCATTGGGCCTTCAGTTGACGTGCAGAGCTTCACCGTCCGTGGAGATTCTCCGCAGCTGGATGTTTTTGTTACCACCAGTGAGCATGCCTACGCGGTGTACCTGTGGCTCGTTGAGGATGGGTCCCGCTCTGCCTTTGCACAGGTTATTGCAGACCGCCAGAAAATTGTCTTTGACCGAGCCTCTGCCATCAGGAGCTCTGCAGTGCCAGAAGTGAAGGACTATGTAGGGATTGTGGAGAGGAACCTGCAGCATTTTAAGCCTGTTTTCCAGCAGCTCGAGAAGCAGATCTTGTCTCGTGTACGCAACACAGCCAGCTTTAGGAAGACCGCTGAGCGCCTGCTGAGGTTTTCAGATAAGAGACAGACAGAGGAGGCCATTGACAGGATATTTGCAATctcacagaggcagcagcagcagcatggcagagcaaagaaaaacagaaaggtagCCAAAGGCTACAAATTTGTCGATGCCGTTCCTGACATTTTTGCACAAATTGAGGTGAATGAAAGAAAAGTGCGACAAAAGGCACAGACTCAAGCACAAAAAGAGTTGCCTGTAGATGAAGACGAGGAAATGAAAGATCTTCTGGATTTTGCAGATATCACTTATGTGAAGCACAAAACTGGGGTGTCAGTCAAAGGCCGATCAGGGCTGGCACAGATGGTGACAACTGCTCGAAGTAGTGCCCCATCAATCTCAGCTTCTTATACCCGCCTCTTTCTAATTCTCAacattgctattttttttgtcatgttaGCAATGCAGCTCACATATTTTCAGAAGGCTAAGAGACTGCATGGCCAAAGATGTCTGTATGCAATACTTTTAGTAGACAGCTGTATATTATTGTGGCTGTATTCTTCCTGTTCTCAGTCACAATGTTAG